One Desulfovibrio sp. UIB00 DNA window includes the following coding sequences:
- the ppk1 gene encoding polyphosphate kinase 1, translating to MKPSAVMNNRELSWLSFNERILQEARDHSTPLMQRLRFLGIFSSNQDEFIKVRVASLVRLTRSKSKIKPLLMGGLTPDEALQRVNDKAATAQTAFRETYEEVLDAMEHEGIRVRDETELSEGQDAFCRGYFGNVVYPQLVPLILNKSARLPFLQDSQIYHAVKMESDAAPGKCRYAVLRIPVNAACPRFVEMPSSPGCHDIIFVDDIIRLCLNNIFFMFNYDRISAYTFKVMRDAELSLDDDVSKSLIEKMEEGLEHRLRGRPVRLIYDSAMPEDLLFLLASKLNLKKSELDPGARYHMMRSLMNFPRVRPDLENAVMPALTHPDIKPFSSILKVVRSKDILLHFPYHTFNHVVEFLCEAAIDPKVTDISITLYRTADHSRIINALINAAQNGKRVTACVELMARFDEERNVKSIDMLHQGGVRVIHGLKDLKVHSKVILVERVEGSKKTGYVYIGTGNFNEDTARLYSDMGLLSANPGFAEDARTIFNFLNASHKPVSCRELVAAPQCMRAFFTNAIEREIRNAKAGKKAYIHVKLNSLTDESMIRLLYRASKAGVEIRLIVRSACCLKPQVQDLSENIRAISIVDKFLEHARIALFCNNGSELAYISSADWMPRNLDRRLEVAAPVHCPALRQNLRDIFDIQWADNVKARILDGTGVNKYSKGESVAPCRSQTVLHEYYSRMAARPATDAPAAQTEISRAKKSRSPATKNRKPARTTPATARDDTAGALAET from the coding sequence ATGAAGCCTTCGGCTGTTATGAACAACAGGGAACTGAGCTGGCTCAGTTTTAACGAACGAATATTGCAGGAAGCCCGCGACCACTCCACGCCACTTATGCAGCGGCTGCGCTTTCTGGGTATTTTTTCCAGCAATCAGGACGAATTCATCAAGGTTCGCGTGGCTTCCCTTGTGCGCCTTACCCGCTCCAAAAGCAAAATAAAGCCGCTGCTCATGGGCGGCTTGACGCCGGATGAAGCCTTGCAGCGTGTTAACGACAAGGCCGCCACCGCGCAAACGGCCTTTCGCGAAACCTACGAGGAAGTGCTGGACGCCATGGAGCACGAAGGAATACGCGTGCGCGATGAAACAGAACTCAGCGAAGGGCAGGATGCCTTTTGCCGTGGCTATTTCGGCAATGTGGTCTATCCGCAGCTGGTGCCGCTTATTCTGAACAAATCCGCCCGGCTGCCCTTTCTGCAAGACAGCCAGATATACCATGCCGTCAAGATGGAGTCGGACGCAGCGCCGGGCAAATGCCGCTATGCGGTGCTGCGCATCCCCGTCAACGCGGCCTGCCCGCGCTTTGTGGAAATGCCCTCGTCGCCCGGCTGCCACGACATCATTTTTGTGGACGACATCATCAGGCTGTGCCTGAACAATATTTTCTTCATGTTCAACTACGACCGCATCTCCGCGTACACCTTCAAGGTAATGCGCGATGCGGAACTGAGCCTTGACGACGACGTGTCCAAAAGCCTCATTGAAAAGATGGAAGAAGGGCTGGAGCACCGCCTGCGGGGCCGCCCCGTGCGCCTTATCTACGACAGCGCCATGCCCGAAGACCTGCTTTTTCTGCTGGCCTCAAAGCTCAACCTCAAGAAAAGCGAGCTTGACCCCGGCGCGCGCTACCATATGATGCGCAGCCTCATGAACTTTCCGCGCGTGCGGCCAGATCTGGAAAACGCCGTCATGCCCGCCCTCACCCATCCGGATATCAAACCCTTTTCCAGCATTCTCAAGGTGGTGCGCAGCAAGGATATTCTGTTGCACTTTCCCTACCATACTTTCAATCATGTGGTGGAATTTCTGTGCGAGGCGGCCATCGACCCCAAGGTGACGGATATTTCTATCACCCTGTACCGTACTGCTGACCATTCACGCATCATCAACGCCCTTATAAACGCAGCGCAGAACGGCAAACGGGTTACGGCCTGCGTGGAGCTCATGGCCCGCTTTGACGAAGAGCGCAACGTCAAAAGCATCGACATGCTGCATCAGGGCGGGGTGCGCGTTATCCACGGCCTCAAAGACCTCAAGGTGCACAGCAAGGTCATTCTTGTTGAGCGCGTCGAGGGCAGCAAAAAAACAGGTTATGTCTATATCGGCACCGGCAACTTCAACGAAGACACAGCCCGCCTGTATAGCGACATGGGCCTTCTGTCCGCCAATCCCGGATTTGCGGAAGACGCCCGCACCATCTTCAATTTTCTCAATGCATCGCACAAGCCGGTTTCGTGCCGGGAGCTGGTGGCGGCCCCCCAGTGCATGCGCGCCTTTTTCACCAACGCCATTGAGCGAGAAATACGCAATGCCAAAGCCGGGAAAAAAGCCTATATCCACGTAAAACTCAACAGCCTCACCGATGAATCCATGATCCGGCTGCTTTACCGCGCCAGCAAGGCCGGGGTGGAAATACGCCTTATTGTGCGTAGCGCCTGCTGCCTCAAGCCGCAGGTTCAGGATCTGAGCGAAAACATCCGGGCTATCAGCATTGTGGACAAATTTCTCGAGCATGCGCGCATTGCGCTCTTTTGCAACAACGGCAGCGAGCTGGCCTATATCTCAAGCGCCGACTGGATGCCCCGCAATCTTGACCGCAGGCTGGAGGTGGCGGCCCCTGTCCACTGCCCGGCCCTACGCCAAAATCTGCGGGATATTTTTGACATCCAGTGGGCGGACAACGTCAAGGCCCGCATTCTTGACGGCACTGGGGTCAACAAATACAGCAAGGGCGAATCCGTGGCCCCCTGCCGCTCGCAGACGGTGCTCCACGAATATTACAGCCGCATGGCCGCACGCCCTGCAACAGATGCGCCTGCCGCTCAGACCGAAATAAGCCGGGCCAAAAAGTCACGGTCACCTGCAACCAAGAACCGAAAGCCCGCGCGCACGACACCTGCCACCGCGCGCGACGACACGGCTGGCGCACTAGCTGAAACTTAG